Proteins found in one Methylobacterium sp. CB376 genomic segment:
- a CDS encoding CbtA family protein, with amino-acid sequence MTIRLLSAALVAGFLAAFVASGLQFALTSRLILEAETYENHAALAPAPALIVRAAHSEHQHGGGAAEAEEWQPAPGLPRLAFTALATLVTGVGYALLLGAVLLATGRTVTRSEALRFAIGGFIAASLAPAVGLPPELPGMGGAALEARQGWWLVTALATASGLFLAVIRGGALATAAGLALIVAPHVWGGPHVTESGALPPALAAQFAARSLAIGFVFWTVLGLGFGWAWDWVARRPEGAR; translated from the coding sequence ATGACGATCCGACTCCTCTCCGCGGCCCTGGTCGCGGGCTTCCTCGCCGCTTTCGTGGCGTCGGGGCTGCAATTCGCGCTGACCTCCCGGCTGATCCTGGAGGCCGAGACCTACGAGAACCACGCCGCTCTGGCCCCGGCGCCGGCGCTGATCGTGCGCGCCGCCCATTCCGAGCACCAGCACGGCGGCGGCGCCGCCGAGGCGGAGGAGTGGCAGCCCGCACCGGGCCTGCCGCGCCTCGCCTTCACGGCGCTCGCGACCCTGGTGACCGGCGTCGGCTACGCGCTCCTCCTCGGCGCGGTGCTGCTCGCCACCGGCCGCACCGTCACGCGCAGCGAGGCGCTGCGCTTCGCGATCGGCGGCTTCATCGCCGCGAGCCTCGCCCCGGCGGTCGGCCTGCCGCCGGAGCTTCCCGGCATGGGCGGGGCCGCGCTCGAAGCGCGGCAGGGCTGGTGGCTGGTGACGGCCCTCGCGACCGCGTCCGGCCTCTTCCTCGCGGTGATCCGTGGCGGGGCGCTCGCGACCGCCGCGGGGCTCGCCCTCATCGTCGCGCCGCATGTCTGGGGGGGCCCGCACGTCACCGAGAGCGGCGCGCTGCCGCCGGCCCTGGCGGCGCAGTTCGCGGCCCGCTCCCTCGCCATCGGCTTCGTCTTCTGGACGGTGCTCGGGCTCGGCTTCGGCTGGGCCTGGGACTGGGTCGCGCGCCGGCCCGAGGGGGCGCGATGA
- the cobW gene encoding cobalamin biosynthesis protein CobW → MTLLTKIPCTIVTGFLGAGKTTLVRHVVEHNDGRRLAIIVNEFGDVGFDGSLLASCGVPGCDEDAVVELPNGCICCTVADDFVPALNKLLDRPEPPEHILIETSGLALPKPLVQAFNWPAIRSRVTVDGVVAVVDGPAVASGAFADDPEALAAQRAADSSVDHDNPLEEVFEDQLLCADLVVMNKADLLDAQARAAVRAAVEAQLPRAVKLVETAHGAIDPRVLLGLGAAAESDLAARPSHHETEEDHDHDDFASVAVPVAAAASPEDLAARVARASDVPGVLRIKGFCPVEGKPMRLVVQGVGRRIAHHYDRPWRAGEARDGRLVVIGLAGFDREAVAAALAG, encoded by the coding sequence ATGACCCTCCTGACCAAGATCCCCTGCACGATCGTCACCGGCTTCCTCGGGGCGGGAAAGACGACGCTGGTGCGCCACGTGGTCGAGCACAATGACGGCCGCCGGCTCGCGATCATCGTGAACGAGTTCGGCGATGTCGGCTTCGACGGCTCGCTGCTGGCCTCCTGCGGCGTGCCGGGCTGCGACGAGGACGCGGTGGTGGAACTGCCCAACGGCTGCATCTGCTGCACGGTGGCGGACGATTTCGTGCCCGCCCTGAACAAGCTCCTGGACCGGCCGGAGCCGCCCGAGCACATCCTGATCGAGACCTCGGGCCTCGCCCTGCCCAAGCCGCTGGTGCAGGCCTTCAACTGGCCGGCGATCCGCTCGCGGGTGACCGTCGACGGGGTCGTGGCGGTGGTGGACGGTCCGGCGGTGGCCTCGGGAGCCTTCGCGGACGACCCGGAGGCGTTGGCGGCCCAGCGGGCGGCGGATTCCTCGGTCGATCACGACAACCCCTTGGAGGAGGTGTTCGAGGATCAGCTCCTCTGCGCCGACCTCGTGGTGATGAACAAGGCCGACCTCCTCGACGCGCAGGCGCGCGCGGCCGTGCGCGCCGCCGTGGAGGCGCAGCTGCCGCGGGCGGTGAAGCTCGTCGAGACCGCGCACGGGGCGATCGACCCGCGCGTGCTGCTCGGTCTCGGCGCCGCGGCCGAGAGCGACCTGGCGGCGCGCCCCTCCCACCACGAGACCGAGGAGGACCACGACCACGACGACTTCGCCAGCGTGGCGGTCCCGGTCGCGGCGGCGGCCTCGCCGGAGGATCTCGCGGCCAGGGTGGCGCGGGCCTCGGACGTGCCCGGGGTGCTGCGCATCAAGGGGTTCTGCCCGGTCGAGGGCAAGCCGATGCGCCTCGTGGTCCAGGGCGTCGGCCGCCGGATCGCGCATCATTACGACCGGCCCTGGCGGGCCGGCGAGGCGCGGGACGGCCGGCTCGTGGTGATCGGCCTCGCCGGCTTCGACCGGGAGGCGGTCGCGGCGGCCTTGGCGGGGTAG
- a CDS encoding DUF1636 family protein, producing the protein MSLTLYVCTTCRAQADPPEGPRAGARLHAALSEAFAGEDVCVTPVECLSVCKRPCTVAVAAPGRWTYVYGDLDPAGAVAILRDGLSRYAAAPDGIVPWRERPEAFRKGVVARIPPLPA; encoded by the coding sequence ATGAGCCTGACGCTCTACGTCTGCACCACCTGCCGGGCGCAGGCCGATCCGCCCGAGGGGCCGCGGGCCGGCGCCCGGCTCCACGCGGCGCTGTCCGAGGCCTTCGCGGGCGAGGACGTCTGCGTCACGCCCGTCGAGTGCCTGTCGGTGTGCAAGCGGCCCTGCACGGTGGCGGTCGCCGCGCCCGGCCGCTGGACCTACGTCTACGGCGACCTCGATCCGGCGGGCGCCGTCGCGATCCTGCGGGACGGCCTGTCGCGCTACGCCGCGGCCCCGGACGGGATCGTGCCCTGGCGCGAGCGTCCGGAAGCCTTCCGCAAGGGCGTCGTCGCCCGCATCCCCCCGCTGCCCGCATGA
- a CDS encoding precorrin-2 C(20)-methyltransferase translates to MDALTGPPPAPSCPQERPLAAVTGTLYGVGMGPGNPDYLTVRAVRVLERAHHLVHFCKAGRRGNARTIADAVVRDPAREWPLAYPYTTELPPEDPTYVSALARFYDEAAAEMAQALGAGRDVAILSEGDPFFYGSFMHLWRRLKDRFPVEVVPGVTGMSGCWTRAGTPITWGDDVLTVLPATLPGPVLARRLADTDAAVIMKLGRHLPKVRAALAQAGLLGRAVYVERGTMAGEAIVPLAEKPDESAPYFSIVLVPGEGRRP, encoded by the coding sequence ATGGACGCGCTGACCGGGCCGCCGCCGGCGCCCTCCTGCCCGCAGGAGCGCCCCCTCGCCGCCGTCACCGGCACGCTCTACGGCGTCGGGATGGGGCCGGGGAACCCGGACTACCTCACCGTGCGGGCCGTGCGCGTGCTGGAGCGCGCCCATCACCTCGTGCATTTCTGCAAGGCGGGCCGCCGGGGCAACGCCCGCACGATCGCCGACGCGGTGGTGCGCGACCCCGCGCGGGAATGGCCGCTCGCCTACCCGTACACGACCGAACTCCCGCCGGAGGACCCGACCTACGTGTCCGCGCTCGCCCGCTTCTACGACGAGGCGGCGGCCGAGATGGCGCAGGCACTCGGCGCCGGGCGGGACGTGGCGATCCTGTCGGAGGGCGATCCGTTCTTCTACGGCTCCTTCATGCACCTGTGGCGGCGGCTGAAGGACCGCTTCCCGGTGGAGGTGGTGCCCGGGGTGACGGGGATGTCGGGCTGCTGGACGCGGGCCGGGACGCCGATCACCTGGGGCGACGACGTGCTGACGGTGCTGCCGGCGACGCTGCCGGGCCCGGTCCTGGCGCGGCGCCTCGCCGACACCGATGCGGCCGTGATCATGAAGCTCGGGCGGCACCTGCCGAAGGTGCGCGCGGCCCTGGCGCAGGCGGGGCTGCTCGGGCGGGCGGTCTACGTCGAGCGCGGCACGATGGCGGGCGAGGCGATCGTGCCGCTCGCCGAGAAGCCCGACGAGTCCGCGCCCTATTTCTCGATCGTCCTGGTCCCGGGCGAGGGCCGGCGCCCATGA
- a CDS encoding MFS transporter, translating into MKSNPALLALAVGAFGIGVTEFTPMGMLPLIAGDLGVSSPAAGLVVSAYALGVLVGAPLVTLAAARLPRRRLLVGLMGIFTLGNVLAALAGGYAMLVAARLVTSLNHGAFFGVGAVVAAQIVPPERRAAAVATMFSGLTVATIGGVPLAAWIGEALGWRAAFWGIAGIGVLAMLALALALPDLKAEAGADLRGELRALVRGPVLAALGLTVVGFSAMFTVFTYIVPILQVEAGMSAGAVTAMLVLFGIGLAAGNWLGGALADRSVDGTIAAALAGMVALLLVFAATLRAEVAVAILIPLWGVASFALVPPLQMRVMNEAREAQSLASAMNIGAFNLGNAVGAALGGAVIDAGLGHPAVPLAGAAMAAAGLAMLVALRRDRRPRPVPAAC; encoded by the coding sequence ATGAAGAGCAATCCCGCCCTGCTCGCCCTGGCCGTCGGGGCCTTCGGCATCGGCGTGACGGAGTTCACCCCGATGGGCATGCTGCCGCTGATCGCGGGCGATCTCGGCGTCTCGAGCCCGGCGGCGGGCCTCGTGGTCAGCGCCTACGCCCTCGGCGTCCTTGTCGGGGCACCGCTCGTGACGCTCGCGGCGGCGCGCCTCCCGCGCCGTCGCCTGCTGGTCGGCCTGATGGGGATCTTCACCCTGGGCAATGTCCTGGCGGCCCTCGCGGGCGGCTACGCGATGCTGGTCGCCGCCCGGCTCGTCACCTCGCTCAACCACGGCGCCTTTTTCGGCGTCGGCGCGGTGGTGGCGGCGCAGATCGTTCCGCCGGAGCGCAGGGCCGCGGCGGTGGCGACGATGTTCTCGGGACTGACCGTCGCCACCATCGGCGGCGTGCCGCTCGCGGCCTGGATCGGCGAGGCGCTCGGGTGGCGCGCGGCGTTCTGGGGCATCGCGGGAATCGGCGTCCTCGCCATGCTGGCGCTCGCCCTCGCCCTGCCGGACCTGAAGGCCGAGGCCGGCGCCGACCTGCGCGGGGAACTGCGCGCGCTGGTCCGCGGGCCGGTCCTCGCCGCGCTCGGCCTGACCGTGGTCGGATTCAGCGCGATGTTCACGGTCTTCACCTACATCGTCCCGATCCTGCAGGTCGAGGCGGGGATGTCCGCCGGCGCCGTCACCGCCATGCTGGTGCTGTTCGGAATCGGGCTGGCGGCGGGGAACTGGCTCGGCGGAGCCCTCGCCGACCGCTCGGTGGACGGCACCATCGCGGCGGCTCTGGCCGGGATGGTGGCCCTTCTCCTGGTCTTCGCCGCGACCTTGCGCGCGGAGGTCGCGGTCGCGATCCTGATCCCCCTGTGGGGCGTCGCCAGCTTCGCTCTGGTGCCGCCGCTCCAGATGCGGGTGATGAACGAGGCGCGCGAGGCCCAGAGCCTCGCCTCGGCGATGAACATCGGCGCCTTCAACCTCGGCAACGCGGTCGGGGCCGCGCTCGGCGGCGCGGTGATCGACGCGGGGCTCGGCCATCCCGCCGTGCCGCTCGCGGGAGCCGCCATGGCGGCGGCGGGCCTCGCCATGCTGGTGGCCCTTCGCCGGGACCGCCGTCCGCGCCCCGTCCCGGCGGCCTGCTGA
- the cobJ gene encoding precorrin-3B C(17)-methyltransferase has translation MSPASSVSPASSASAPSGGADPRGAAGPGQRAGSVCVIGLGPGDPRYLTPAAAAALAEAEDLIGYAPYLARVPERPDLVRHASDNRVEVERARHALALAAAGRRVAVVSGGDPGVFAMAAALFEALEAGDPAWRALPITVEPGITAMLAAAARVGAPLGGDFCALSLSDNLKPWEVITARLDAVLRADLVVALYNPISRARPWQLSAALGRAAEHRGPGTPVILARAVGRPDEAVRILPLAEAREAPADMATLVIIGASATRLIPREGAPPFVYTPRSVEAAR, from the coding sequence ATGAGCCCGGCCTCATCGGTGAGCCCGGCCTCGTCCGCGAGCGCGCCTTCGGGGGGGGCGGATCCCCGGGGCGCGGCCGGTCCGGGGCAGCGCGCGGGCTCGGTCTGCGTGATCGGGCTCGGGCCGGGGGATCCGCGCTACCTGACGCCGGCCGCTGCGGCCGCCCTGGCCGAGGCCGAGGATCTGATCGGCTACGCGCCCTACCTCGCCCGGGTGCCCGAGCGGCCGGACCTGGTGCGGCACGCCTCCGACAACCGGGTCGAGGTGGAGCGGGCCCGGCACGCCCTCGCCCTCGCGGCGGCGGGCCGGCGGGTCGCGGTGGTGTCGGGGGGCGATCCCGGCGTCTTCGCGATGGCGGCGGCCCTGTTCGAGGCGCTGGAGGCCGGGGATCCGGCCTGGCGGGCGCTGCCGATCACGGTCGAGCCCGGGATCACTGCGATGCTCGCCGCGGCGGCGCGGGTCGGGGCGCCGCTCGGGGGGGATTTCTGCGCCCTCTCGCTCTCGGACAACCTGAAACCCTGGGAGGTGATCACGGCGCGCCTCGACGCGGTGCTGCGCGCGGACCTGGTGGTCGCCCTCTACAACCCGATCTCGCGGGCGCGGCCCTGGCAGCTGTCCGCGGCGCTCGGGCGCGCGGCCGAGCATCGCGGACCCGGGACGCCGGTGATCCTCGCCCGCGCGGTCGGGCGGCCGGACGAGGCGGTGCGGATCCTGCCCCTCGCCGAGGCCCGCGAGGCGCCCGCCGACATGGCCACGCTCGTGATCATCGGGGCCTCGGCGACCCGGCTGATCCCCCGCGAGGGCGCGCCGCCCTTCGTCTACACGCCGCGCAGCGTGGAGGCGGCGCGATGA
- a CDS encoding nitrite reductase, with translation MNPAPRRGWCPGVARPMPTGDGLLVRVHPPAGRLTAAQALAVAEGARAFGNGLIDVTARGNLQVRGVGAETHPGLAARLDAAGLGDRRRDGGPQRLTLASPLAAREDGLAAVIAALEEAGLRVAGLPAKTLVAVEADAWGVGPVEADLLVRRLGGPDAGAPERFQVGLGAADGLAWTRPVPADRLVPAAEAILAGLAGSGARRMRALDAPARGALRDAAGLAPGPPPPAAPPLDPGPHPLGEGRVGLVAELPFGRCDADRLAALAAASARDGDGTLLLTPWRGVMLVGEGPRAARNLAAAAAAAGLITDPGDPRRAIAACPGRPACASGGTAASADAARLAAARPDLARRGLTLHVSACPKGCAHPAAADLTLVGQPDGRYGVVLAGHAGGAPRLTLPFDAVLERLNSAETATDLRHAFREPA, from the coding sequence ATGAACCCGGCCCCCCGCCGCGGCTGGTGCCCCGGTGTCGCCCGGCCGATGCCGACGGGGGACGGGCTGCTGGTGCGCGTCCACCCGCCGGCCGGCCGGCTCACCGCCGCCCAGGCCCTGGCCGTGGCCGAGGGCGCGCGGGCCTTCGGCAACGGCCTGATCGACGTGACGGCGCGCGGCAACCTGCAGGTGCGGGGCGTCGGCGCCGAGACCCATCCGGGCCTCGCCGCGCGGCTCGACGCGGCCGGGCTCGGCGACCGGCGGCGGGATGGCGGGCCGCAGCGGCTCACCCTCGCCTCGCCCCTCGCCGCGCGGGAGGACGGGCTCGCCGCGGTGATCGCGGCCCTGGAGGAGGCCGGGCTGCGCGTGGCCGGGCTGCCGGCGAAGACGCTCGTGGCCGTGGAGGCCGATGCCTGGGGGGTCGGGCCGGTCGAGGCGGATCTGCTGGTCCGCCGGCTCGGCGGGCCGGATGCCGGGGCACCCGAGCGCTTCCAGGTCGGCCTCGGCGCGGCGGACGGCCTCGCCTGGACCCGGCCCGTCCCGGCCGACCGGCTCGTGCCCGCCGCGGAGGCGATCCTGGCGGGCCTCGCGGGGAGCGGCGCGCGGCGGATGCGGGCGCTCGACGCGCCGGCGCGGGGCGCGTTGCGCGACGCCGCCGGGCTCGCGCCGGGCCCGCCGCCGCCGGCCGCGCCGCCGCTCGATCCCGGGCCGCACCCGCTCGGGGAGGGACGCGTCGGCCTCGTCGCCGAACTGCCCTTCGGGCGCTGCGACGCCGACCGGCTCGCCGCGCTCGCCGCGGCGAGCGCCCGCGACGGGGACGGCACCCTCCTGCTGACGCCCTGGCGCGGCGTGATGCTCGTGGGGGAGGGCCCGCGGGCGGCGCGGAACCTCGCCGCGGCGGCCGCGGCGGCCGGCCTGATCACCGATCCGGGCGATCCAAGGCGGGCCATCGCGGCCTGCCCGGGCCGCCCGGCCTGCGCCTCGGGCGGCACGGCCGCCTCGGCCGACGCGGCGCGGCTCGCCGCCGCGCGGCCGGACCTCGCGCGGCGGGGCCTCACCCTGCACGTCTCGGCCTGCCCGAAGGGCTGCGCGCATCCGGCCGCGGCCGACCTCACCCTCGTCGGGCAGCCGGACGGCCGCTACGGGGTGGTGCTCGCCGGTCACGCGGGGGGCGCGCCGCGCCTCACCCTCCCTTTCGACGCGGTGCTTGAGCGGCTAAACAGCGCCGAGACCGCCACCGACCTCAGGCACGCATTCCGGGAGCCCGCATGA
- a CDS encoding precorrin-8X methylmutase has product MSTRLDYIRDGAAIYARSFAIIRAESDLSRFEGAAERVVVRMIHACGMTDLPADVAASPDFARAGEAALRAGAPILCDARMVADGVTRARLPAGNEVICTLADPRVPGLAAELGTTRTAAAMELWRARLPGAVVAVGNAPTALFRLLELLDEGVAPPAAVIGVPVGFVGAAESKEALAEDGRVPFLIVRGRRGGSAMAAAAVNALASEVE; this is encoded by the coding sequence ATGAGCACGCGCCTCGACTATATCCGCGACGGCGCCGCGATCTATGCGCGCTCCTTCGCGATCATCCGCGCGGAATCCGACCTGTCCCGCTTCGAGGGCGCGGCGGAGCGGGTCGTGGTGCGGATGATCCACGCCTGCGGCATGACCGACCTGCCGGCGGACGTGGCGGCCTCGCCGGATTTCGCGCGCGCCGGGGAGGCGGCCCTGCGGGCGGGCGCCCCGATCCTGTGCGACGCGCGCATGGTGGCGGACGGCGTCACGCGGGCGCGGCTGCCGGCCGGCAACGAGGTGATCTGCACCCTCGCCGACCCGCGCGTACCGGGCCTCGCGGCCGAACTCGGCACGACGCGCACCGCCGCCGCGATGGAATTGTGGCGCGCGCGGCTGCCGGGCGCCGTGGTGGCGGTCGGCAACGCGCCGACGGCCCTGTTCCGCCTGCTCGAACTCCTCGACGAGGGCGTGGCCCCGCCCGCCGCGGTGATCGGCGTGCCGGTGGGCTTCGTGGGCGCGGCGGAGTCCAAGGAGGCCCTGGCCGAGGACGGCCGGGTTCCGTTCCTGATCGTGCGCGGGCGCCGCGGCGGCAGCGCCATGGCGGCGGCGGCGGTCAACGCGCTGGCGAGCGAGGTCGAGTGA
- the cobN gene encoding cobaltochelatase subunit CobN: MHLLRVDSVSLDEGEAAVDPGQSPGDVVALSFTDSDLAGLAAAQAEAGRAAAMPSLRLAKLARLRHPLSVDLYAEQVVARARFVVVRCLGGLDYWRYGVERVAQVCRAGGIPLAILPGDDRPDPRLAAFGTVPAELRETLDAYFRAGGPENLRRMLLRIAGELGAPVRAEPPRPLPRGFVWCPGCGMTEPSRLPAAWPGAATALVLVYRSAVLGGDAAPAAALAAALHAEGLAPVVVAVSSLKDPEAVAALREAIVARPPAIVVAATAFSAREDARFVLDAAACPVIQAFTVGAPRAAWAASGRGLGAADLAMQVALPEFDGRLAGYPISFKEEVSESEGFTQRRAIPDFAGCAALAARAAAWVRLARRKPAERRLALVLSDYPARGGRAGFAVGLDTPASAVAILDLLAREGYAVGPRPAPGALMRRLTEEAPALAVPLGAYRAWLARLPAPSREALAAAWGEPEQDPALREGAFRFRAARIGQVLVALQPDRGRAAGDPESRKAGYHDPDAVPSHAYLAFHLALREQADALIHLGTHGTTEWLPGKAVAPSPLCWPALAVGALPVIYPFIVDDPGEAAPAKRRLGAVTIGHLTPETAAAGLDPQAAALRELVEEYATASVLDPRRAGLIARGILERADEAGLLDAAGIDRATPMEEALPALDAHLCDLAEVTIRDGLHVFGQAPAGRECCAEGERAGLLAALDGRFVPPGPAGSPSRGRADVLPTGRNLTTLDPRALPTRAASLLGERAAAEVVRRYLQDEGEYPARIVMDLWASPTLRTGGEDVAHALALMGVRPTWDHASTRVTGFEVLPLALLDRPRIDVAVRVSGAFRDTFPEALALLDQAARAVAAREEEDADNPLAAARRRGEAVARVFGAAPGRYGAGAAGLALDGAFAGREDLGRAYLSATAQAAGPGEGDFAGLVAAADAYLHAFDVAERDLLDGDAAADAMGGFAAAAALAGAAPALYSLDVSRPEAPRARTAAEDVARLVRGRLAHPRWIAAQLRHGWRGAQELAQGLDALFVLAATTEAVRDADLDRLYGAWIGDLATCEAIEAANPAAARAILDRFEDLRRRGLWRSRRNSLAALDPASREAAE, encoded by the coding sequence ATGCATCTCCTGCGCGTCGATTCGGTCTCGCTCGACGAGGGCGAGGCGGCGGTGGATCCGGGCCAGTCGCCCGGGGACGTGGTGGCCCTGTCCTTCACGGATTCGGACCTCGCCGGCCTCGCGGCCGCGCAGGCGGAGGCGGGCCGCGCCGCGGCGATGCCGAGCCTGCGGCTCGCCAAGCTGGCGCGGCTGCGCCACCCCCTCTCGGTCGACCTCTACGCCGAGCAGGTGGTGGCGCGGGCGCGGTTCGTGGTCGTGCGCTGCCTCGGCGGACTCGATTACTGGCGCTACGGCGTCGAGCGGGTCGCGCAGGTCTGCCGGGCCGGCGGCATCCCGCTCGCAATCCTGCCAGGCGACGACCGGCCGGATCCGCGGCTCGCCGCCTTCGGCACGGTCCCGGCCGAGCTGCGCGAGACCCTCGACGCCTATTTCCGCGCCGGCGGGCCCGAGAACCTGCGCCGGATGCTGCTGCGGATCGCGGGCGAGCTCGGCGCGCCGGTGCGGGCGGAGCCGCCGCGGCCGCTGCCGCGGGGCTTCGTGTGGTGCCCCGGCTGCGGGATGACGGAGCCCTCGCGCCTGCCGGCCGCGTGGCCGGGCGCGGCGACGGCCCTCGTGCTGGTCTACCGCTCGGCCGTGCTCGGGGGGGATGCGGCCCCGGCCGCCGCGCTGGCGGCGGCCCTGCACGCGGAGGGGCTCGCGCCCGTCGTCGTCGCGGTGTCGAGCCTGAAGGACCCGGAGGCGGTCGCCGCCCTGCGGGAGGCGATCGTGGCCCGCCCGCCCGCCATCGTGGTGGCGGCCACCGCCTTCTCGGCGCGGGAGGACGCGCGCTTCGTGCTCGACGCGGCCGCCTGCCCGGTGATCCAGGCCTTCACCGTCGGGGCGCCGCGCGCGGCCTGGGCGGCCTCGGGGCGGGGGCTCGGCGCCGCCGACCTCGCCATGCAGGTGGCGCTGCCGGAATTCGACGGCCGCCTCGCCGGATATCCGATCAGCTTCAAGGAGGAGGTGTCCGAGAGCGAGGGCTTCACGCAGCGCCGGGCCATCCCGGATTTCGCCGGCTGCGCGGCCCTCGCCGCGCGGGCGGCCGCCTGGGTCCGGCTCGCGCGCCGGAAGCCGGCGGAGCGGCGCCTCGCGCTGGTCCTGTCCGACTACCCGGCGCGGGGAGGGCGGGCGGGCTTCGCGGTCGGCCTCGACACCCCGGCGAGCGCCGTCGCGATCCTCGACCTGCTGGCGCGGGAGGGCTACGCGGTCGGGCCGCGCCCGGCGCCGGGGGCGCTGATGCGGCGCCTCACCGAGGAGGCGCCCGCCCTGGCGGTGCCGCTCGGCGCCTATCGGGCCTGGCTCGCGCGGCTGCCGGCGCCGTCGCGCGAGGCGCTCGCGGCCGCCTGGGGCGAGCCCGAGCAGGATCCGGCGCTGCGGGAGGGGGCCTTCCGGTTCCGCGCCGCCCGGATCGGGCAGGTGCTCGTGGCGCTGCAGCCGGACCGGGGACGGGCGGCCGGCGATCCCGAATCCCGCAAGGCGGGTTACCACGACCCGGACGCGGTCCCGAGCCACGCCTACCTGGCCTTCCACCTCGCGCTCCGGGAGCAGGCGGACGCGCTGATCCATCTCGGCACGCACGGCACGACCGAGTGGCTGCCCGGCAAGGCGGTGGCGCCCTCGCCCCTGTGCTGGCCCGCCCTCGCGGTCGGGGCGCTGCCGGTGATCTACCCCTTCATCGTCGACGATCCCGGCGAGGCGGCGCCGGCCAAGCGCCGGCTCGGGGCGGTGACGATCGGGCACCTCACGCCCGAGACCGCCGCGGCCGGGCTCGACCCGCAGGCCGCGGCCCTGAGGGAGCTCGTGGAGGAATACGCGACGGCGAGCGTCCTCGACCCGCGCCGGGCCGGGCTGATCGCGCGCGGCATCCTGGAGCGGGCCGACGAGGCGGGGCTGCTCGACGCGGCCGGGATCGACCGGGCGACCCCGATGGAGGAGGCGCTGCCCGCCCTCGACGCGCATCTGTGCGACCTCGCCGAGGTGACGATCCGGGACGGGCTGCACGTGTTCGGGCAGGCGCCGGCGGGCCGCGAATGCTGCGCCGAGGGCGAGCGGGCGGGATTGCTCGCGGCGCTCGACGGGCGCTTCGTGCCGCCGGGGCCGGCGGGCTCGCCCTCGCGCGGGCGCGCGGACGTGCTGCCGACCGGGCGCAACCTCACCACCCTCGACCCGCGGGCCCTGCCGACCCGGGCGGCGTCCCTGCTCGGCGAGAGGGCCGCCGCCGAGGTGGTGCGGCGCTACCTGCAGGACGAGGGCGAGTACCCGGCGCGGATCGTGATGGACCTGTGGGCCTCGCCGACCCTGCGGACGGGGGGCGAGGACGTGGCGCACGCCCTCGCGCTGATGGGGGTGCGCCCGACCTGGGACCATGCCTCGACGCGGGTGACCGGGTTCGAGGTGCTGCCGCTCGCCCTCCTCGACCGGCCGCGCATCGACGTGGCGGTGCGGGTCTCGGGCGCCTTCCGCGACACGTTCCCGGAGGCGCTGGCGCTCCTCGACCAAGCGGCCCGGGCGGTGGCGGCGCGGGAGGAGGAGGATGCGGACAACCCGCTCGCGGCGGCGCGGCGGCGCGGCGAGGCGGTGGCCCGGGTCTTCGGCGCCGCGCCCGGGCGCTACGGGGCCGGGGCGGCGGGGCTCGCCCTCGACGGCGCCTTCGCGGGCCGGGAGGATCTGGGCCGGGCCTACCTCTCCGCCACCGCGCAGGCGGCGGGGCCCGGGGAGGGCGATTTCGCCGGGCTGGTGGCGGCGGCGGATGCCTACCTGCACGCCTTCGACGTGGCCGAGCGCGACCTCCTCGACGGCGACGCGGCGGCGGACGCGATGGGCGGCTTCGCCGCGGCGGCGGCGCTCGCCGGCGCGGCGCCCGCCCTCTACAGCCTCGACGTGAGCCGGCCGGAGGCGCCCCGGGCGCGGACGGCCGCCGAGGACGTGGCGCGGCTGGTGCGGGGGCGGCTCGCCCATCCGCGCTGGATCGCCGCGCAGCTGCGGCACGGCTGGCGCGGCGCGCAGGAACTGGCGCAGGGGCTCGACGCGCTCTTCGTGCTGGCGGCCACCACCGAGGCGGTGCGCGACGCCGATCTCGACCGGCTCTACGGGGCCTGGATCGGCGACCTCGCCACCTGCGAGGCGATCGAGGCGGCGAATCCGGCCGCGGCGCGGGCGATCCTCGACCGGTTCGAGGATCTGCGCCGTCGCGGGCTGTGGCGGAGCCGGCGCAACTCGCTCGCCGCCCTGGACCCCGCATCCCGGGAGGCGGCGGAATGA
- a CDS encoding CbtB domain-containing protein yields MVAALRALAPAQTGERLVAVCVAAALGIGLIFASGFSPAVALHNAAHDWRHANNFPCH; encoded by the coding sequence ATGGTTGCTGCTCTTCGTGCCCTCGCTCCCGCCCAGACCGGCGAACGCCTCGTGGCGGTCTGCGTCGCCGCCGCTCTCGGCATCGGGCTGATCTTCGCGTCGGGCTTCTCGCCCGCCGTCGCGCTGCACAACGCCGCGCACGATTGGCGCCACGCCAACAACTTCCCCTGCCATTAG